A region of Arabidopsis thaliana chromosome 5, partial sequence DNA encodes the following proteins:
- a CDS encoding uncharacterized protein (unknown protein; BEST Arabidopsis thaliana protein match is: unknown protein (TAIR:AT1G08530.1); Has 35333 Blast hits to 34131 proteins in 2444 species: Archae - 798; Bacteria - 22429; Metazoa - 974; Fungi - 991; Plants - 531; Viruses - 0; Other Eukaryotes - 9610 (source: NCBI BLink).) has translation MLFSPSKLQSPQSLISWNPILHNGFIDKNLSFRRRVTLRLASPISRLTKGSDSIASSTPSALYSNPQEPSISSQLTSSVGQPPLQLSQWTFTQKHFVLLNVVACVTAISASWLFFAAIPTLLAFKKAAESLEKLLDVTREELPDTMAAVRLSGMEISDLTMELSDLGQGITQGVKSSTRAIRVAEDRLRRLTNMNPVASMQEVMRQTKTDETEPMLAKQARSFREGVVKGRSLWQLFSTITRFSKITTSYLAKRAKQ, from the exons ATGTTATTCTCGCCTTCGAAATTGCAATCACCCCAATCTCTAATCTCTTGGAATCCGATTCTCCATAACGGATTCATCGATAAAAATCTCTCCTTTCGCCGACGGGTCACTCTCCGGCTAGCTTCACCGATTTCACGATTGACCAAGGGTTCAGACTCAATCGCATCTTCTACTCCCTCTGCATTGTACTCGAATCCTCAGGAGCCATCGATCTCTTCCCAATTAACATCGTCCGTGGGACAGCCTCCTCTCCAACTCTCTCAATGGACATTCACACAGAAGCACTTCGTCTTGCTCAATGTCGTCGCTTGCGTG ACAGCAATTTCAGCATCGTGGCTCTTCTTTGCTGCGATTCCTACTCTTCTG GCTTTCAAGAAAGCAGCTGAGTCTCTTGAAAAGCTTTTGGATGTAACTAGAGAAGAGCTACCAGATACAATGGCTGCTGTTCGTTTATCGGGAATGGAGATCAGTGACTTAACTATGGAGCTCAGTGATTTAGG CCAAGGTATCACTCAAGGTGTTAAAAGCTCGACACGGGCTATTCGTGTAGCTGAAGATAGACTAAGACGGTTAACAAACATGAATCCAG TAGCTTCAATGCAGGAGGTGATGCGTCAAACCAAGACAGATGAAACAGAACCAATGTTGGCTAAACAAGCGAGGAGCTTTAGAGAAGGTGTTGTTAAGGGACGCTCTTTATGGCAATTGTTCTCCACAATCACTCGTTTCTCTAAAATCACTACAAGTTATCTTGCAAAGCGTGCTAAGCAGTAG
- a CDS encoding uncharacterized protein (unknown protein; BEST Arabidopsis thaliana protein match is: unknown protein (TAIR:AT1G08530.1); Has 30201 Blast hits to 17322 proteins in 780 species: Archae - 12; Bacteria - 1396; Metazoa - 17338; Fungi - 3422; Plants - 5037; Viruses - 0; Other Eukaryotes - 2996 (source: NCBI BLink).), translated as MLFSPSKLQSPQSLISWNPILHNGFIDKNLSFRRRVTLRLASPISRLTKGSDSIASSTPSALYSNPQEPSISSQLTSSVGQPPLQLSQWTFTQKHFVLLNVVACVTAISASWLFFAAIPTLLAFKKAAESLEKLLDVTREELPDTMAAVRLSGMEISDLTMELSDLGQGITQGVKSSTRAIRVAEDRLRRLTNMNPGGDASNQDR; from the exons ATGTTATTCTCGCCTTCGAAATTGCAATCACCCCAATCTCTAATCTCTTGGAATCCGATTCTCCATAACGGATTCATCGATAAAAATCTCTCCTTTCGCCGACGGGTCACTCTCCGGCTAGCTTCACCGATTTCACGATTGACCAAGGGTTCAGACTCAATCGCATCTTCTACTCCCTCTGCATTGTACTCGAATCCTCAGGAGCCATCGATCTCTTCCCAATTAACATCGTCCGTGGGACAGCCTCCTCTCCAACTCTCTCAATGGACATTCACACAGAAGCACTTCGTCTTGCTCAATGTCGTCGCTTGCGTG ACAGCAATTTCAGCATCGTGGCTCTTCTTTGCTGCGATTCCTACTCTTCTG GCTTTCAAGAAAGCAGCTGAGTCTCTTGAAAAGCTTTTGGATGTAACTAGAGAAGAGCTACCAGATACAATGGCTGCTGTTCGTTTATCGGGAATGGAGATCAGTGACTTAACTATGGAGCTCAGTGATTTAGG CCAAGGTATCACTCAAGGTGTTAAAAGCTCGACACGGGCTATTCGTGTAGCTGAAGATAGACTAAGACGGTTAACAAACATGAATCCAG GAGGTGATGCGTCAAACCAAGACAGATGA
- the FD4 gene encoding ferredoxin 4 (ferredoxin 4 (FD4); FUNCTIONS IN: electron carrier activity, iron-sulfur cluster binding, 2 iron, 2 sulfur cluster binding; INVOLVED IN: electron transport chain; CONTAINS InterPro DOMAIN/s: 2Fe-2S ferredoxin, iron-sulphur binding site (InterPro:IPR006058), Ferredoxin (InterPro:IPR001041), Ferredoxin [2Fe-2S], plant (InterPro:IPR010241), Beta-grasp fold, ferredoxin-type (InterPro:IPR012675); BEST Arabidopsis thaliana protein match is: 2Fe-2S ferredoxin-like superfamily protein (TAIR:AT1G60950.1); Has 1807 Blast hits to 1807 proteins in 277 species: Archae - 0; Bacteria - 0; Metazoa - 736; Fungi - 347; Plants - 385; Viruses - 0; Other Eukaryotes - 339 (source: NCBI BLink).) codes for MDQVLYSSYIIKIPVISRISPSQAQLTTRLNNTTYFGLSSSRGNFGKVFAKESRKVKLISPEGEEQEIEGNEDCCILESAENAGLELPYSCRSGTCGTCCGKLVSGKVDQSLGSFLEEEQIQKGYILTCIALPLEDCVVYTHKQSDLI; via the coding sequence ATGGATCAAGTACTCTACTCCTCTTACATCATAAAAATCCCTGTAATATCACGAATATCACCATCACAAGCTCAACTTACGACCAGGCTCAATAACACGACTTATTTTGGCTTGTCATCGTCGAGAGGCAATTTTGGGAAGGTGTTTGCAAAAGAGTCTCGTAAAGTGAAACTGATTAGTCCGGAAGGTGAGGAGCAAGAGATAGAAGGAAACGAAGATTGTTGCATACTTGAGTCTGCGGAGAACGCGGGACTTGAACTGCCATACTCGTGTAGGTCAGGGACTTGTGGGACATGTTGTGGAAAGTTGGTGTCAGGGAAAGTGGATCAGTCACTAGGGTCCTTTCTTGAGGAAGAGCAGATTCAAAAAGGTTACATCCTCACGTGTATCGCACTTCCACTAGAAGATTGTGTTGTTTACACTCACAAACAATCCGATCTTATATGA
- a CDS encoding uncharacterized protein (unknown protein; BEST Arabidopsis thaliana protein match is: unknown protein (TAIR:AT1G08530.1); Has 35333 Blast hits to 34131 proteins in 2444 species: Archae - 798; Bacteria - 22429; Metazoa - 974; Fungi - 991; Plants - 531; Viruses - 0; Other Eukaryotes - 9610 (source: NCBI BLink).), with product MLFSPSKLQSPQSLISWNPILHNGFIDKNLSFRRRVTLRLASPISRLTKGSDSIASSTPSALYSNPQEPSISSQLTSSVGQPPLQLSQWTFTQKHFVLLNVVACVTAISASWLFFAAIPTLLAFKKAAESLEKLLDVTREELPDTMAAVRLSGMEISDLTMELSDLGQGITQGVKSSTRAIRVAEDRLRRLTNMNPASMQEVMRQTKTDETEPMLAKQARSFREGVVKGRSLWQLFSTITRFSKITTSYLAKRAKQ from the exons ATGTTATTCTCGCCTTCGAAATTGCAATCACCCCAATCTCTAATCTCTTGGAATCCGATTCTCCATAACGGATTCATCGATAAAAATCTCTCCTTTCGCCGACGGGTCACTCTCCGGCTAGCTTCACCGATTTCACGATTGACCAAGGGTTCAGACTCAATCGCATCTTCTACTCCCTCTGCATTGTACTCGAATCCTCAGGAGCCATCGATCTCTTCCCAATTAACATCGTCCGTGGGACAGCCTCCTCTCCAACTCTCTCAATGGACATTCACACAGAAGCACTTCGTCTTGCTCAATGTCGTCGCTTGCGTG ACAGCAATTTCAGCATCGTGGCTCTTCTTTGCTGCGATTCCTACTCTTCTG GCTTTCAAGAAAGCAGCTGAGTCTCTTGAAAAGCTTTTGGATGTAACTAGAGAAGAGCTACCAGATACAATGGCTGCTGTTCGTTTATCGGGAATGGAGATCAGTGACTTAACTATGGAGCTCAGTGATTTAGG CCAAGGTATCACTCAAGGTGTTAAAAGCTCGACACGGGCTATTCGTGTAGCTGAAGATAGACTAAGACGGTTAACAAACATGAATCCAG CTTCAATGCAGGAGGTGATGCGTCAAACCAAGACAGATGAAACAGAACCAATGTTGGCTAAACAAGCGAGGAGCTTTAGAGAAGGTGTTGTTAAGGGACGCTCTTTATGGCAATTGTTCTCCACAATCACTCGTTTCTCTAAAATCACTACAAGTTATCTTGCAAAGCGTGCTAAGCAGTAG